One Salmo salar chromosome ssa01, Ssal_v3.1, whole genome shotgun sequence DNA window includes the following coding sequences:
- the vcpkmt gene encoding protein N-lysine methyltransferase METTL21D isoform X1, which produces MAEHTLHHNNYFTRDVEKNDGSVLKIKQCFKGDVGCVVWDAAIVLSKYLETKTLYDPCSGVNMWASKNILELGAGTGVVGLMAASLGAQVTVTDLEDLQSLLQVNIQDNQELVSSGSIEAKSVKPLVETLKHLVGPETTIICCYEQRTVGVNPKVEKQFFELLLQDFQSEEIPLNKQDPEYNSPDIRILHIRRAV; this is translated from the exons ATGGCGGAGCATACGTTACACCACAATAATTATTTTACAAGAGACGTTGAGAAAAACGACGGATCTGTcttgaaaatcaaacagtgcttTAAAGGAGACGTCGGTTGTGTGGTGTGGGATGCAGCAATCGTCCTGTCAAAATATTTAGAAACTAAAACGTTGTATGACCCTTGCTCGGGCGTGAACATGTGGGCTAGCAAAAACATTCTAGAGttaggagcaggaacaggagtaGTGGGCCTTATGGCAGCATCTTTGGG AGCTCAGGTTACTGTGACGGACCTCGAGGACCTGCAGTCTCTACTCCAAGTCAATATCCAAGACAACCAGGAACTTGTCAGCAGTGGATCCATCGAAGCCAAG TCCGTGAAGCCACTGGTGGAAACCCTGAAGCACCTGGTTGGACCAGAGACCACCATCATATGCTGCTATGAGCAACGCACAGTGGGTGTCAACCCCAAAGTGGAGAAACAATTTTTTGAG TTGCTGCTACAAGACTTCCAGTCTGAGGAGATCCCTTTGAACAAGCAGGACCCTGAGTATAACAGTCCTGACATCCGAATCCTTCACATTCGCAGAGCTGTCTGA
- the vcpkmt gene encoding protein N-lysine methyltransferase METTL21D, with the protein MAEHTLHHNNYFTRDVEKNDGSVLKIKQCFKGDVGCVVWDAAIVLSKYLETKTLYDPCSGVNMWASKNILELGAGTGVVGLMAASLGAQVTVTDLEDLQSLLQVNIQDNQELVSSGSIEAKVLKWGENVSEFLPHPHFILMADCIYYEQSVKPLVETLKHLVGPETTIICCYEQRTVGVNPKVEKQFFELLLQDFQSEEIPLNKQDPEYNSPDIRILHIRRAV; encoded by the exons ATGGCGGAGCATACGTTACACCACAATAATTATTTTACAAGAGACGTTGAGAAAAACGACGGATCTGTcttgaaaatcaaacagtgcttTAAAGGAGACGTCGGTTGTGTGGTGTGGGATGCAGCAATCGTCCTGTCAAAATATTTAGAAACTAAAACGTTGTATGACCCTTGCTCGGGCGTGAACATGTGGGCTAGCAAAAACATTCTAGAGttaggagcaggaacaggagtaGTGGGCCTTATGGCAGCATCTTTGGG AGCTCAGGTTACTGTGACGGACCTCGAGGACCTGCAGTCTCTACTCCAAGTCAATATCCAAGACAACCAGGAACTTGTCAGCAGTGGATCCATCGAAGCCAAGGTACTAAAATG GGGTGAAAATGTGTCAGAGTTTCTACCACACCCACATTTTATCCTGATGGCAGACTGCATCTATTATGAACAG TCCGTGAAGCCACTGGTGGAAACCCTGAAGCACCTGGTTGGACCAGAGACCACCATCATATGCTGCTATGAGCAACGCACAGTGGGTGTCAACCCCAAAGTGGAGAAACAATTTTTTGAG TTGCTGCTACAAGACTTCCAGTCTGAGGAGATCCCTTTGAACAAGCAGGACCCTGAGTATAACAGTCCTGACATCCGAATCCTTCACATTCGCAGAGCTGTCTGA